A single genomic interval of Nymphalis io chromosome 30, ilAglIoxx1.1, whole genome shotgun sequence harbors:
- the LOC126779936 gene encoding uncharacterized protein LOC126779936, which produces MAFSFRKMLSNINYFKKTEDNRENVLSDSNLKRRRHTYVSDEPIIINFESTEPDSTSKLCTSSLKLPESVKNFAAKKGSLSDTDLLTLSTESPLREKRRKCKKLKLDIKKASHSMNHLSEDSFNNVENTPKHVLLECKSSDVFSERFRGFDFNKSFDLIDALSDDQPSSPFEEDIDIDSLSEQSDSDLSVHTNKSSIKMCRKVTGSQSSDENHLVPSSSLESFGDVELDKNEEERAQLLLNYQIKLNKIECFLRKFFNDLQFHIEISKLFYSKSIVTALPGSDISNISENKDHLYSKNDRGPSPLGWNIVEEKEDNENKLKLKKQLLSMKSSIEDFVRIYLQSNIESNKLLNYKSITLDTKKLKQKYLKRQNTSHKKRIKHFDFPDLREALINLFSTEDVQANNTENTSYSDDLDTCKCICKCHQPSSPTSQTDSGLTTKTSEGSTSITSSIGNFSLDSSTLTAYSESLDQIVSYNSFQDTSLYNTFLQKAAIERITFYVQVHSIQLNSESTELDLESKNVITFHCPSCKDTHNDENSLLRHILSQSHCEKIHFIYKTAYIKKCMSAGKEIQPSTVLNSMRMYRDVNKIVCFGDAIYACSLCFENLIVGESVLMAHCSDPQHVGRREKLEDIVG; this is translated from the coding sequence ATGGCGTTTTCCTTCCGCAAAATGCTATCAAAcatcaattatttcaaaaaaactgAGGATAATAGAGAAAATGTCTTGTCCGATTCCAACTTAAAGAGACGTAGACATACATATGTTTCAGACGAACCTATTATCATAAACTTCGAGTCCACAGAACCAGACTCGACATCGAAACTCTGCACAAGTAGTCTGAAACTCCCTGAATCTGTAAAAAACTTTGCCGCTAAAAAAGGTTCCTTATCAGACACAGATCTATTAACGCTTAGTACGGAATCGCCGTTACGCGAAAAAAGGCGTAAatgtaaaaaacttaaattagaCATTAAAAAAGCGAGTCATTCTATGAACCATTTAAGTGAGGATAGCTTTAATAATGTCGAGAACACACCAAAACATGTTTTGTTAGAATGTAAGAGTTCTGATGTGTTTAGCGAACGGTTTAGAGGATTTGATTTTAACAAATCATTCGATTTAATTGATGCTTTATCAGATGATCAACCGTCTTCGCCATTCGAAGAGGATATAGATATTGATTCATTGTCAGAGCAATCTGATTCTGATTTGTCGGTTCACACAAATAAATCATCAATAAAAATGTGTCGCAAAGTCACCGGAAGTCAATCAAGTGATGAAAATCATTTAGTGCCCTCAAGTAGTCTTGAGTCATTCGGAGATGTTGAATTGGATAAGAATGAAGAAGAAAGGGCCcagttgttattaaattatcaaatcaaattaaataaaattgagtgTTTCTTAAGGAAATTTTTCAATGATCTTCAGTTTCACATAGaaatatcaaaattgttttattcaaaGTCAATTGTCACAGCTCTTCCTGGTTcagatatatctaatatttctgaaaataaggatcatttatatagtaaaaatgaTAGAGGTCCAAGTCCCTTAGGGTGGAATATTGTCGAGGAGAAAGaagataatgaaaataaattgaaattgaaaaaacaGTTGCTATCTATGAAATCCAGCATAGAAGATTTTGTAcgaatttatttacaaagtaatatagaAAGCAATAAATTACTGAACTATAAGAGTATAACGCTTGATACGAAAAAACTTAAGCAGAAATATTTGAAACGTCAAAATACTAGTCATAAGAAAAGAATTAAGCATTTTGATTTCCCTGATTTGAGAGAAgcattaataaatctattttccACGGAAGATGTGCAGGCAAACAACACTGAAAACACAAGTTATTCCGATGACTTAGATACATGCAAGTGCATTTGTAAATGTCACCAACCTTCTTCACCAACTTCACAAACTGATTCCGGACTAACCACAAAAACAAGTGAAGGCTCTACATCCATCACATCATCCATCGGGAATTTCAGCCTTGATTCGTCTACATTAACAGCTTATTCGGAGTCTCTAGATCAGATTGTCAGCTACAATAGCTTTCAAGACACAAGTCTCTACAATACATTCCTTCAGAAAGCTGCTATTGAACGTATAACATTCTATGTACAAGTCCACAGCATTCAACTGAATTCTGAATCAACAGAACTGGATTTAGAATCAAAGAATGTTATAACGTTTCACTGTCCATCATGCAAAGATACACATAACGatgaaaatagtttattaagACATATATTGAGTCAGAGTCATTGTgaaaaaattcattttatatacaaaacagcttatattaagaaatgtatGTCAGCTGGAAAAGAAATACAGCCAAGCACTGTCTTGAACTCTATGAGAATGTATCGGGATGTGAATAAAATTGTCTGCTTTGGGGATGCAATATACGCTTGTTCATTATGTTTTGAGAATTTAATCGTTGGTGAATCTGTACTCATGGCTCATTGCTCCGACCCACAACATGTAGGCAGAAGGGAGAAACTTGAAGATATAGTTGGTTAG
- the LOC126779956 gene encoding ran GTPase-activating protein 1 produces the protein MSFDLNAICTALNEPNRTVSGVDFSGRSLKLDTESDAQPIVNAINACPDLEYLTLTGNTLGVEAAQAIAKALAQHPELKTARFSDMFTGRMKTEIPPALSALGDGMIEAGARLSTLDLSDNAFGPIGVEGLAKLLQSDVCSQLQELRLNNNGLGITGGRLLAKALSANPRSLRVFIAGRNRLENEGAKALAGVFQSMGTLEEISMPQNGIYHVGISALSEALKHNPRLARLNLNDNTIGPRGAGALAAALPRLKNLKSINFGDCLLKSSGARALAQGLKDNSVLLESLDLSHNEIGRDACMEVVDALTALPDSADRLTRVVLAGNSLGGAANKKTMKSKLGPSAELSDGEGSEDEYVSGSDDDEDESDQENSEDSATEDAQHLDTSLDTGNIMLEQTDIVREVETDVGKFLHDPTLDNLAKLGSNAADVIDVHLQSIHDPESLIHAYVEALCCVSGLSAESASAAESASRLFHTVVARAKQQWPLANALLRALQLIKSENKDYKVRWRVSSCYLVLAKQIDEPYFPIALRDTLKFFISSKMASFPGELKDIVEKHPNLYI, from the exons ATGTCGTTCGATTTGAACGCAATATGTACAGCTTTAAACGAACCAAATAGAACAGTGAGTGGAGTTGATTTTTCTGGAAGATCATTAAAATTGGACACTGAAAGCGATG CACAGCCAATTGTGAATGCAATCAATGCATGTCCAGATTTAGAATACTTGACACTCACAGGCAACACTCTTGGAGTAGAAGCTGCACAAGCCATTGCTAAGGCCTTGGCTCAACATCCCGAGTTAAAAACAGCAAGGTTTTCAGACATGTTTACTGGTAGAATGAAAACAGAAATACCTCCGGCTTTA agTGCACTTGGTGATGGTATGATAGAAGCTGGTGCTCGTCTTTCAACTCTAGATTTAAGTGACAACGCCTTCGGACCCATCGGTGTTGAAGGTTTGGCAAAGTTGCTACAAAGTGATGTGTGTTCACAATTACAG GAGTTACGTCTGAACAATAATGGTTTAGGTATAACGGGAGGTCGGTTGCTGGCAAAGGCTTTGTCAGCGAATCCACGAAGTCTACGCGTATTTATAGCTGGACGAAATAGGTTGGAGAATGAAGGGGCGAAAGCGTTAGCTGGTGTTTTTCAG TCGATGGGAACACTGGAAGAGATATCGATGCCGCAGAACGGTATCTACCACGTGGGGATTTCCGCGCTGTCGGAGGCGCTGAAGCACAACCCTCGTCTGGCGCGCCTCAACCTCAACGACAACACCATCGGCCCGCGCGGGGCCGGCGCACTGGCTGCCGCGCTGCCGAG attaaaaaatctGAAATCGATCAACTTTGGGGATTGTCTGCTGAAAAGTTCAGGCGCTCGTGCGCTGGCTCAAGGTCTCAAAGATAACTCTGTTTTATTAGAG TCACTCGATCTCAGTCACAACGAGATTGGAAGGGATGCGTGCATGGAGGTGGTGGATGCGTTGACAGCTCTCCCAGACAGCGCAGACAGACTCACGAGGGTCGTACTAGCTG GTAACAGCTTAGGAGGTGCAGCGAACAAGAAAACAATGAAAAGTAAATTGGGCCCGTCAGCGGAGCTGAGTGATGGTGAAGGAAGTGAAGAtgaat ATGTATCCGGTtcggatgatgatgaagatgaaTCAGACCAAGAGAATTCGGAGGACAGCGCAACAGAGGACGCACAGCACCTCGACACCAGCCTGGATACTGGGAACATTATGTTGGAGCAAACCG aCATAGTAAGAGAAGTTGAAACGGACGTTGGTAAATTCCTGCACGATCCAACGTTGGACAATTTGGCCAAGCTTGGATCAAACGCCGCTGACGTCATCGATGTCCATCTACAG tcAATACATGACCCGGAGAGTTTGATCCACGCGTACGTGGAAGCTCTGTGCTGCGTGTCCGGCCTCTCTGCGGAGAGCGCGTCCGCCGCGGAGAGCGCCAGCCGTCTCTTTCACACAGTCGTCGCTAGAGCGAAACAGCAATGGCCGCTCGCGAACGCACTCCTTCGGGCCTTACAACTTATTAAa tcCGAAAACAAAGATTATAAAGTACGTTGGCGCGTTTCATCGTGTTACTTAGTTCTGGCTAAGCAGATCGATGAGCCCTACTTCCCTATTGCTCTCCGAGACACGCTCAAGTTCTTCATATCGAGCAAGATGGCGTCATTTCCGGGTGAACTTAAAGACATAGTTGAGAAACATCCGAACTTGTACATTTAG